From the Magnetospirillum sp. WYHS-4 genome, one window contains:
- a CDS encoding NYN domain-containing protein, with product MMFYPQERVGLFIDGANLYAAARALGFDIDYKRVLEIFAAKGHLIRAFYYTALVEDQEYSPIRPLVDWLDYNGYTMVTKPTKEFTDAAGRRKIKGNMDIELAIDVMEMAEHLDHIVLFSGDGDFRRLVEAVQRKGVRVTVVSTIRSQPPMVADELRRQADVFLDLEELRPSIERAGGREHGPREPREMIRDRSDAPLPMNPASVDL from the coding sequence ATGATGTTCTACCCACAAGAAAGAGTCGGCCTTTTCATCGACGGCGCCAACCTCTACGCGGCGGCGCGGGCTTTGGGCTTCGACATCGACTACAAGCGGGTACTGGAGATCTTTGCCGCCAAGGGCCACCTGATCCGTGCCTTCTACTACACCGCCCTGGTCGAAGACCAGGAGTACTCGCCCATACGGCCGCTGGTCGACTGGCTCGATTATAACGGCTACACCATGGTCACCAAGCCCACCAAGGAATTCACCGACGCCGCCGGACGGCGCAAGATCAAGGGCAACATGGACATCGAGCTGGCCATCGACGTCATGGAGATGGCAGAGCACCTGGATCATATCGTCCTGTTCTCGGGCGACGGCGACTTCCGCCGCTTGGTCGAGGCCGTGCAGCGCAAGGGGGTGCGGGTCACCGTGGTGAGCACCATCCGTTCCCAGCCGCCGATGGTGGCCGACGAACTGCGGCGCCAAGCCGATGTGTTCCTCGACCTGGAGGAATTGCGCCCCAGTATCGAACGGGCCGGCGGCCGCGAGCATGGTCCGCGCGAACCGCGCGAGATGATCCGCGACCGGTCGGACGCGCCCCTGCCCATGAACCCGGCCAGCGTGGACCTGTAG
- the coaD gene encoding pantetheine-phosphate adenylyltransferase: MDIIGRAVRLCDRLIVAVAANVGKGPLFPVADRVAMIEDEVAGLPNGWPDRIEVRAFDNLLMHFVREVKASIILRGLRAVSDFEYEFQMAGMNTRLDPSVETVFLMASEKQQFIASRFVKEIARLGGDVGSFVTPRVRQRLDDRLRELGPDGLDTTTRNPG; encoded by the coding sequence ATGGACATCATCGGCCGGGCCGTGCGGCTCTGCGACCGCCTGATCGTCGCCGTGGCCGCCAACGTGGGCAAGGGGCCGCTGTTTCCGGTCGCCGACCGGGTGGCGATGATCGAAGACGAGGTCGCCGGCCTACCCAACGGCTGGCCGGACCGCATCGAGGTGCGGGCCTTCGACAACCTCCTGATGCATTTCGTGCGCGAGGTGAAGGCCAGCATCATCCTGCGCGGCTTGCGTGCCGTTTCCGATTTCGAGTACGAGTTCCAGATGGCCGGCATGAATACCCGGCTCGACCCCAGCGTCGAAACGGTATTCCTCATGGCTTCGGAAAAGCAGCAGTTCATCGCATCGCGTTTCGTCAAGGAGATCGCTCGCCTGGGCGGGGACGTGGGCTCCTTCGTCACACCGCGGGTGCGCCAGAGGCTTGACGACCGGCTGCGGGAACTCGGACCGGACGGGTTGGATACCACGACACGGAATCCAGGTTAG
- a CDS encoding energy-coupling factor ABC transporter permease has protein sequence MHIEPGFVAPAKVLAANAGALGLVAWGAREQLRDLMRSPVAPLKTVAAAVFFSLFMQSFHMPVGPSELHFVGAMAIYLTFGFAPTLLGFGLGLLMQGLLFEPGDLVHLGVNSLSLMVPLIAVHYSQGKRLFEGDAARRLTWRRIVALDAQYYAGVTAMVGFWLFVGEGTTAFSDWLAFAASYLAVVACEPVVTWGVVKGLKKIEDQAWVGHLFAVRDLRLAA, from the coding sequence ATGCATATCGAACCTGGATTCGTCGCTCCGGCCAAAGTGTTGGCCGCCAACGCGGGAGCCTTGGGCCTGGTGGCCTGGGGGGCGCGCGAACAGCTCCGCGACCTTATGCGTTCGCCGGTGGCGCCGCTGAAGACGGTGGCGGCGGCGGTGTTCTTCTCGCTGTTCATGCAGAGCTTCCACATGCCGGTCGGCCCGTCCGAGCTGCATTTCGTCGGCGCCATGGCGATCTACCTGACCTTCGGCTTCGCGCCGACGCTGTTGGGCTTCGGCCTGGGCCTGCTGATGCAGGGCCTGCTGTTCGAACCGGGCGATCTGGTCCACCTGGGGGTCAATTCCTTGTCCCTGATGGTGCCCTTGATCGCCGTCCACTACAGCCAGGGCAAGCGCCTGTTCGAAGGGGATGCGGCGCGGCGCCTGACTTGGCGGCGCATCGTGGCCCTGGACGCCCAGTACTATGCGGGCGTCACCGCCATGGTCGGCTTCTGGCTGTTCGTGGGCGAGGGGACGACGGCTTTCTCCGACTGGCTGGCTTTCGCCGCCTCCTACCTGGCGGTGGTTGCCTGCGAACCGGTCGTCACCTGGGGTGTCGTCAAGGGCCTCAAGAAGATCGAGGACCAAGCCTGGGTCGGTCATCTGTTTGCAGTGCGCGACCTGCGTCTCGCGGCCTGA
- a CDS encoding DUF4433 domain-containing protein: MAVISLFRQAGLKYATSARQSTGLVYIFKYPHHVVGRDNLWPAVEARNFRPPGIKEGKQAEFLMHESFPWSLVARIGVYSQAVAVQVSDVLRDAEHRPAVEIRREWYY, translated from the coding sequence TTGGCGGTCATCTCCCTTTTTCGTCAAGCAGGGCTAAAATACGCAACCTCGGCGCGTCAATCAACAGGGTTGGTGTATATTTTCAAATATCCACATCATGTTGTGGGCCGTGACAATTTATGGCCGGCCGTGGAAGCCAGGAATTTTCGTCCTCCTGGTATCAAGGAAGGGAAACAGGCCGAGTTTCTGATGCACGAGTCGTTTCCCTGGTCGCTTGTTGCTCGCATCGGCGTTTACTCTCAAGCCGTCGCCGTTCAGGTTTCCGACGTCCTTCGGGATGCCGAGCACCGTCCCGCTGTCGAAATCCGGCGGGAGTGGTATTATTGA
- a CDS encoding bacteriohemerythrin — MAYLEWQPNLSVGVTELDEHHKQLVALINQVYDSLAAVDQQERLARVLNDLVAYTRFHFDREEHYLRVNGYPDYNSHRAAHAALVQQVMELQDRINRDPASVKAMDTMDFLSRWLIQHIVGQDLKYKSYLAKE, encoded by the coding sequence ATGGCCTATTTGGAATGGCAGCCGAACCTGAGCGTCGGCGTGACCGAACTTGACGAACACCACAAGCAACTGGTGGCACTGATCAACCAAGTCTACGATTCGCTCGCGGCGGTGGACCAGCAGGAGCGGCTGGCCAGGGTCCTGAACGACTTGGTGGCCTACACGCGCTTCCACTTCGATCGCGAGGAACACTATCTCCGGGTCAACGGCTATCCGGACTACAACAGCCACAGGGCCGCCCATGCCGCGCTGGTACAGCAGGTCATGGAGCTGCAGGACCGGATCAACCGCGACCCGGCCTCGGTCAAGGCCATGGACACCATGGACTTCCTGTCGCGCTGGCTGATCCAGCACATCGTCGGGCAGGATTTGAAGTACAAGTCCTATCTGGCGAAGGAATAG
- the chrA gene encoding chromate efflux transporter: MSDTQRPAHPSFREAFLYWLKLGFISFGGPAGQISVMHQELVEKRRWISEHRFLHALNYCMLLPGPEAQQLCIYIGWLLHRTWGGIMAGTLFVLPSLLILIGLTWVYVAFGDVKIVQGLFAGIKPAVVAIVLFAAWRIGSRALKNAVLWGFAALSFLAIFVFDVPFPYIVLAAGILGFVGGRAAPDKFKVGGGHGASKKTYGPALIDDDTPRLAHTVFSPVRLALQVGGGLVIWAAGMALVWDNPVLQDMGDFFTRAALVTFGGAYAVLPYVYQGGVETYGWLTGAQMIDGLALGETTPGPLIMVVAFVGYIGAWTKAIFGPDMLFWAGVAGAAVATFFTFLPSYLFILAGAPLVESTHGDLKFTAPLSGITAAVVGVVVNLAVFFAWHVLWPLATPAAPFSGTFEGFAALVAAGAFIALFKYKIDIMRVIGACAAVGLAWSYVL; the protein is encoded by the coding sequence ATGAGCGACACCCAACGACCCGCCCATCCCTCCTTCCGGGAGGCCTTTCTCTACTGGCTGAAGCTGGGTTTCATCAGCTTCGGCGGTCCGGCCGGACAAATCTCCGTCATGCATCAGGAACTGGTGGAAAAGCGGCGCTGGATTTCCGAGCATCGCTTCCTGCACGCCCTGAACTACTGCATGCTGCTGCCGGGACCGGAGGCCCAGCAGCTTTGCATCTACATCGGCTGGCTGTTGCACCGGACCTGGGGGGGCATCATGGCCGGCACCTTGTTCGTTCTGCCCTCGCTCCTGATCCTGATCGGGCTCACCTGGGTCTACGTGGCCTTCGGCGACGTGAAGATCGTGCAGGGCCTGTTCGCCGGCATCAAACCCGCCGTCGTGGCCATCGTCCTGTTCGCCGCTTGGCGGATCGGGTCACGGGCCTTGAAGAACGCGGTGCTCTGGGGCTTCGCCGCCCTGTCCTTCCTCGCCATCTTCGTCTTCGACGTGCCCTTTCCTTACATCGTTCTGGCGGCCGGCATCCTCGGCTTCGTAGGAGGGCGGGCGGCACCGGACAAGTTCAAGGTCGGCGGCGGACATGGCGCCTCGAAGAAAACTTACGGTCCGGCCCTGATCGACGACGACACGCCGCGCCTCGCCCATACGGTCTTCAGTCCGGTGCGTCTTGCGCTACAGGTCGGCGGCGGCCTCGTCATCTGGGCCGCCGGCATGGCCCTGGTCTGGGATAACCCGGTGCTGCAGGACATGGGCGACTTCTTCACCCGGGCCGCCCTGGTCACCTTCGGCGGCGCCTATGCGGTGCTGCCCTATGTCTACCAGGGGGGCGTGGAGACTTACGGCTGGCTGACCGGCGCCCAGATGATCGACGGCCTGGCGCTTGGCGAGACGACGCCGGGACCGCTCATCATGGTGGTGGCCTTCGTCGGCTACATCGGCGCCTGGACCAAGGCGATCTTCGGCCCCGACATGCTGTTCTGGGCCGGGGTGGCCGGCGCCGCGGTGGCGACGTTCTTCACCTTCCTGCCGTCCTATCTGTTCATCCTGGCCGGCGCGCCCTTGGTGGAATCCACCCACGGCGACTTGAAGTTCACGGCGCCGCTGTCCGGCATCACGGCGGCCGTGGTTGGCGTGGTGGTCAACCTGGCGGTCTTCTTCGCTTGGCATGTCCTGTGGCCGCTGGCTACTCCGGCGGCGCCGTTCTCCGGAACCTTCGAGGGCTTCGCGGCCCTGGTCGCGGCCGGGGCCTTCATCGCCCTGTTCAAATACAAGATCGACATCATGAGGGTGATCGGGGCCTGCGCGGCCGTCGGACTGGCCTGGAGTTACGTTCTTTAG
- the purB gene encoding adenylosuccinate lyase has protein sequence MIPRYSRPEMAAIWDPANKFRIWFQIEAHACDALAGLGVIPKEAAKAVWERGDKPYTPERIARIDAIERETQHDVIAFLTELAEHVGEESRFIHQGMTSSDVLDTCLAVQMTQAADILIADLDGLLAALEKRAFEFKATPCMGRSHGIHAEPTTFGVKLAGHYAEFKRDRERMVAARAEIATCAISGAVGTFANIDPRVEEYVAAKLGLAPEPVSTQVIPRDRHAMFFATLAVIASGLERLAIEVRHLQRTEVREAQEYFAPGQKGSSAMPHKRNPILTENITGLARVVRGAVVPALENVALWHERDISHSSAERMIGPDATVTLDFALARATGMIAKLVVYPANMMEHLNKFGGIHDSQRVLLFLTQNGVSREDAYKIVQRNAMKVWGSFGIDPDRPDGTVELTAEDREAAGHANRLMFFLSRDADVMAKLGGKALKELFDVDPIAYHTRQVDTIFRRVFGRC, from the coding sequence ATGATCCCGCGCTACAGCCGGCCCGAGATGGCCGCCATCTGGGACCCCGCCAACAAGTTCCGCATCTGGTTCCAGATCGAGGCCCATGCCTGCGACGCCCTGGCCGGGCTGGGAGTCATTCCCAAGGAGGCCGCCAAGGCCGTGTGGGAGCGGGGCGACAAGCCCTACACCCCGGAGCGCATCGCCCGCATCGACGCCATCGAGCGCGAGACCCAGCACGACGTCATCGCCTTCCTGACCGAACTGGCCGAGCACGTGGGCGAGGAATCCCGCTTCATCCACCAAGGCATGACCTCGTCGGACGTCCTCGACACCTGCCTGGCCGTGCAGATGACCCAGGCCGCCGACATCCTGATCGCCGACCTGGACGGCCTGCTGGCGGCCCTGGAAAAGCGGGCCTTCGAATTCAAGGCGACGCCCTGCATGGGCCGCAGCCATGGCATCCACGCCGAACCCACGACCTTCGGCGTCAAGCTGGCCGGCCACTACGCCGAGTTCAAGCGCGACCGCGAGCGCATGGTGGCCGCCCGGGCGGAAATCGCCACCTGCGCCATTTCGGGGGCCGTCGGCACCTTCGCCAACATCGATCCCAGGGTCGAGGAATACGTGGCCGCCAAGCTGGGACTCGCGCCCGAACCGGTCTCCACCCAGGTCATTCCCCGCGACCGCCACGCCATGTTCTTCGCCACCCTGGCGGTGATCGCCAGCGGCCTGGAGCGCCTGGCCATCGAGGTCCGCCACCTGCAGCGCACCGAGGTGCGCGAGGCCCAGGAATACTTCGCGCCGGGGCAGAAGGGCTCGTCCGCCATGCCCCACAAGCGCAACCCCATCCTCACCGAGAACATCACCGGCTTGGCCCGCGTGGTGCGCGGGGCGGTGGTGCCGGCGCTGGAGAACGTGGCGCTCTGGCACGAGCGCGACATCTCCCACTCCTCGGCGGAACGCATGATCGGTCCCGACGCCACCGTGACCCTGGATTTCGCGCTCGCCCGCGCCACCGGCATGATCGCCAAGCTGGTGGTCTATCCGGCCAACATGATGGAGCACCTGAACAAGTTCGGCGGCATCCACGATTCGCAACGGGTTCTGCTGTTCCTTACCCAGAACGGGGTCTCGCGCGAGGACGCCTATAAGATCGTCCAGCGCAACGCCATGAAGGTCTGGGGCAGCTTCGGCATCGATCCCGACCGGCCGGACGGCACGGTCGAATTGACGGCCGAGGATCGCGAGGCCGCCGGGCACGCCAACCGCCTGATGTTCTTCCTGTCCAGGGATGCCGATGTCATGGCCAAGCTGGGGGGAAAAGCCCTGAAGGAACTTTTCGATGTCGATCCCATCGCTTACCACACCCGCCAGGTGGACACGATCTTTCGGCGGGTGTTCGGGCGCTGCTGA
- the folK gene encoding 2-amino-4-hydroxy-6-hydroxymethyldihydropteridine diphosphokinase translates to MILVALGANLDSPRFGPPQRTLEAALAALEGAGVRVAARSRWFRSAPVPASDQPWFVNGVVRVESGLEPVDLLALLHGIEADFGRVRSLAGAPRVLDLDLLDYEGRVMVQGLVLPHPRLNERAFVLLPLQEVAPAWRHPSSGLSVDDLIAALPAGQECQAIR, encoded by the coding sequence ATGATCCTCGTGGCCCTGGGCGCCAATCTGGACAGCCCGCGCTTCGGTCCGCCGCAAAGGACTCTGGAGGCGGCGTTGGCGGCCCTGGAAGGGGCGGGAGTCCGGGTGGCGGCGCGGTCCCGCTGGTTCCGCAGCGCTCCGGTACCCGCCTCCGATCAGCCCTGGTTCGTCAACGGGGTGGTACGGGTGGAGTCCGGCCTGGAGCCGGTCGACCTGCTCGCCTTGCTGCATGGCATCGAAGCCGATTTCGGCCGGGTGCGGAGCCTGGCCGGCGCGCCCCGTGTTCTAGACCTGGATTTGCTGGATTACGAGGGGCGTGTCATGGTCCAAGGTCTGGTGCTGCCCCATCCCCGCCTGAACGAACGGGCTTTCGTCTTACTGCCTTTGCAGGAAGTGGCCCCGGCTTGGCGCCATCCGTCATCGGGCTTGTCAGTGGACGACCTGATCGCCGCCTTGCCGGCCGGTCAGGAGTGCCAGGCGATCCGCTAG
- the gyrA gene encoding DNA gyrase subunit A, whose protein sequence is MRRSYLDYAMSVIVSRALPDVRDGLKPVHRRIIHAMQESGYEAGKPYRKSARIVGDVMGKYHPHGDAAIYDAMVRMAQDFSMRLPLIDGQGNFGSMDGDRPAAMRYTEARMARSAHALIDDIDKETVDFQPNYDDSTREPTVLPARIPNLLVNGAGGIAVGMATNIPPHNLGEVVDALCALLDNPDLTLDEIIQTYIPGPDFPTGGVILGKQGIHSAFHTGRGSVVMRGKVDIEEIRKDRMAIVITEVPYQVNKARMIEIMAEAVRDKKIEGISDLRDESDRRGVRVVVEIKRDHHPEVVLNQLYRYTPLQTSFGVNMLALDGGQPKLMNLKQLLVAFLNFREEVIRRRTIFELGKARERAHILAGLAVAVANLDDVIALIRKAPDPGTARDALMARDWPAEDVAPMIALLDDPTYKVVEGRYRLSETQAKAILELRLHRLTGLERDKIAADLRELCARIEEFLSILASREKLLGVLRDELIAVKEQFANPRRTAFEMNEFEHDIEDLIQREDMVVTVTNGGYVKRVPLSTYRAQRRGGKGRSGMSTHEEDFVARVFVANTHVPVLFFSSIGQVYKLKVFRLPLGTPQARGKAFVNVLPLAEGETITTVMPLPEDEATWGDLHVLFATASGNIRRNRLSDFVDVRANGKIAMKLDEGDHLVRVRTCTEADDVLITTRQGKCLRFPVPDVRVFVGRTSTGVRGIRLAEGDEVIGMSVLRHVKAEVAEREAYLQAVNARRRLAGGDYTGRDEDRARDEGLAARLAEPPFAKMAEEEEILLTVTADGFGKRSSSYEYRITGRGGSGIAAIDLDRAQGTSTVVVSFPVLETDQMVMVTDGGQLIRCPVRDISVVGRGARGVTLFRVAEGERVVSVSRIRDVDGDVDDLAEDGIVEEAP, encoded by the coding sequence ATGCGCCGCTCATACCTCGATTACGCCATGAGCGTAATCGTCAGCCGCGCCCTGCCCGACGTGCGCGACGGCCTGAAGCCCGTGCACCGGCGCATCATCCACGCCATGCAGGAGAGCGGCTACGAGGCCGGCAAGCCCTACCGAAAATCGGCCCGCATCGTCGGCGACGTGATGGGTAAGTATCACCCCCATGGCGACGCCGCCATCTACGATGCCATGGTGCGCATGGCGCAGGACTTCTCCATGCGCCTGCCGCTCATCGACGGGCAGGGCAACTTCGGGTCCATGGACGGTGACCGTCCGGCGGCGATGCGCTACACCGAGGCGCGCATGGCCCGCTCGGCTCATGCCTTGATCGACGATATCGACAAGGAAACCGTCGACTTCCAGCCCAACTACGACGATTCGACCCGCGAGCCCACGGTCCTGCCGGCCCGCATCCCCAACCTGCTGGTCAACGGGGCGGGCGGCATCGCGGTCGGCATGGCGACCAACATCCCGCCCCACAACCTGGGCGAGGTGGTGGACGCGCTCTGCGCCCTGCTCGACAACCCGGACCTGACCCTCGACGAGATCATCCAGACCTATATTCCCGGCCCCGATTTTCCCACCGGCGGCGTGATTCTCGGCAAGCAGGGCATCCATTCGGCTTTCCACACCGGACGCGGCTCGGTGGTGATGCGGGGCAAGGTGGACATCGAGGAAATCCGCAAGGACCGCATGGCCATCGTCATCACCGAGGTGCCCTACCAGGTGAACAAGGCCCGCATGATCGAGATCATGGCCGAGGCCGTGCGCGACAAGAAGATCGAAGGCATTTCGGACCTGCGCGACGAATCCGACCGCCGTGGGGTGCGCGTGGTGGTCGAGATCAAGCGCGACCACCATCCCGAAGTGGTGCTGAACCAGCTCTACCGCTATACCCCGCTGCAGACCAGCTTCGGCGTCAACATGCTGGCCCTGGACGGCGGCCAGCCCAAGCTGATGAATCTGAAGCAGCTGCTGGTCGCATTCCTGAACTTCCGCGAGGAAGTGATCCGCCGGCGCACCATCTTCGAGTTGGGCAAGGCGCGCGAGCGCGCCCACATCCTGGCCGGTCTGGCCGTGGCGGTGGCCAACCTGGACGACGTCATCGCGCTCATCCGCAAGGCGCCCGATCCGGGCACCGCCCGCGATGCCCTGATGGCCCGCGACTGGCCGGCCGAGGACGTCGCGCCCATGATCGCGCTGCTGGACGATCCCACTTACAAGGTGGTGGAGGGCCGCTACCGGCTGTCGGAGACCCAGGCCAAGGCGATCCTGGAATTGCGCCTGCACCGCCTGACCGGGCTGGAGCGCGACAAGATCGCCGCCGACCTGCGGGAACTCTGCGCCCGCATCGAGGAGTTCCTGTCCATCCTGGCGTCGCGCGAGAAGCTGCTGGGCGTGCTGCGCGACGAGTTGATCGCGGTGAAGGAGCAGTTCGCCAACCCGCGCCGCACCGCCTTCGAGATGAACGAGTTCGAGCACGACATCGAGGACCTGATCCAGCGCGAGGACATGGTGGTCACCGTGACCAACGGCGGCTACGTCAAGCGGGTGCCGCTGTCCACCTACCGGGCGCAGCGGCGCGGCGGCAAGGGCCGTTCCGGCATGTCCACCCACGAAGAAGATTTCGTCGCCCGGGTATTCGTCGCCAACACCCATGTGCCGGTGCTGTTCTTCTCGTCCATCGGGCAGGTCTACAAGCTGAAGGTCTTCCGTCTGCCCCTGGGGACGCCGCAAGCGCGCGGCAAGGCTTTCGTCAACGTTCTGCCGCTGGCGGAAGGCGAGACCATCACCACCGTCATGCCCCTGCCCGAGGACGAGGCCACCTGGGGCGACCTGCACGTGCTGTTCGCTACCGCGTCGGGCAACATCCGCCGCAACCGCCTGTCCGACTTCGTCGACGTGCGCGCCAACGGCAAGATCGCCATGAAGCTGGACGAAGGCGACCATCTGGTGCGCGTGCGCACCTGCACGGAAGCCGACGATGTGCTCATCACCACCCGCCAGGGCAAGTGCCTGCGCTTCCCCGTTCCCGACGTGCGGGTTTTCGTCGGGCGCACCTCGACGGGCGTGCGCGGCATCAGGCTGGCGGAAGGCGACGAGGTGATCGGCATGTCGGTGCTGCGTCACGTCAAGGCGGAGGTGGCCGAACGCGAGGCCTACCTGCAGGCGGTCAACGCTCGCCGCCGTCTGGCGGGCGGCGACTACACCGGCCGCGACGAGGACAGGGCGCGCGACGAGGGATTGGCCGCCCGTCTGGCGGAACCACCTTTCGCCAAGATGGCGGAGGAAGAAGAAATCCTGCTCACCGTCACCGCCGACGGCTTCGGCAAGCGCTCGTCCTCCTACGAGTACCGCATCACCGGGCGGGGCGGTTCCGGTATCGCCGCCATCGACCTGGACCGCGCCCAGGGGACCAGCACCGTGGTGGTCTCCTTCCCGGTGTTGGAGACCGACCAGATGGTCATGGTGACCGACGGCGGGCAGTTGATCCGCTGTCCGGTCAGGGACATCAGCGTGGTGGGCCGCGGGGCCCGCGGCGTCACCTTGTTCCGGGTGGCGGAGGGCGAAAGGGTGGTTTCGGTCAGCCGCATCCGCGACGTGGACGGCGACGTGGACGACTTGGCGGAAGACGGGATCGTGGAGGAAGCTCCGTGA
- a CDS encoding macro domain-containing protein produces MIEFRTGDILAADVEALVNTVNCVGIMGRGIALQFKNAFPANFHAYELACQQGGVQPGRMFVFETRTLTNPRFIINFPTKRHWRGKSRMEDIKAGLAALVEEIHARGIRSIAIPPLGSGLGGLKWVDVRPRIKEALQGINDLEVVIYEPGKAPHSRPMAASRNIPEMTLGRAALVVLLDRYLRGLLDPFVTLLEVHKLMYFMQEAGQPLRLRYVQALYGPYAENLRHVLREIEGHLISGYADGGDAPDKQLELVPGAVKDANAFLHGDDETRTRFERVAALVDGFETPFGLELLSTVHWVVAHQAAATAEDVIAKAYAWNERKKPFNQHQIRLALEVLAEKGWIDARFAAQSA; encoded by the coding sequence ATGATCGAGTTCAGGACGGGCGATATCCTTGCTGCGGATGTGGAAGCCCTGGTCAATACGGTCAATTGCGTCGGCATCATGGGCCGAGGAATCGCGCTTCAGTTCAAGAATGCGTTTCCCGCGAATTTCCACGCCTACGAATTAGCCTGCCAACAGGGTGGAGTTCAACCCGGCCGCATGTTCGTGTTCGAAACCCGAACCCTGACCAACCCGCGCTTCATCATCAATTTTCCCACCAAGAGGCACTGGCGCGGCAAGAGCCGTATGGAAGACATCAAGGCAGGTTTGGCGGCACTGGTCGAGGAAATCCACGCCAGGGGCATTCGTTCCATCGCTATTCCACCGCTTGGCAGCGGCCTCGGGGGCCTCAAGTGGGTTGACGTGCGCCCTCGTATCAAAGAAGCGTTGCAAGGTATTAATGACCTTGAAGTTGTTATCTATGAACCGGGAAAAGCGCCCCATTCTCGCCCAATGGCGGCCTCGCGAAACATTCCTGAGATGACACTTGGTCGGGCGGCGCTGGTGGTGCTCCTCGACCGCTACCTTCGGGGGCTGCTCGATCCGTTCGTGACCCTGCTGGAGGTCCATAAACTCATGTACTTCATGCAGGAAGCCGGACAACCGCTCCGACTCCGCTATGTGCAGGCGCTTTACGGTCCTTATGCGGAAAACCTCCGCCATGTGCTTCGCGAGATCGAGGGACACCTTATTTCCGGCTATGCCGACGGTGGTGATGCTCCTGACAAGCAGCTTGAGCTTGTGCCGGGCGCGGTAAAGGACGCGAACGCCTTCCTTCATGGCGACGACGAAACCCGCACCCGCTTCGAACGGGTCGCCGCCTTGGTCGATGGGTTCGAAACGCCATTCGGCTTGGAGCTTCTTTCGACCGTCCACTGGGTTGTCGCTCACCAAGCCGCCGCGACCGCCGAAGACGTAATTGCCAAGGCCTATGCTTGGAACGAGCGCAAGAAACCGTTCAACCAACATCAAATCCGTTTGGCGTTAGAGGTTCTTGCGGAAAAAGGATGGATTGATGCCCGTTTCGCGGCGCAGTCGGCGTGA
- a CDS encoding XRE family transcriptional regulator, translating to MAFTAQRFAGKLRNLRESFGNSLTEVASATGIGTQALQALESGTATPTGDEVLILADYFKREFPWLIDDDAVDPDENMTLLLRSEGGRLAAADRHAIAEFLHLCKSQALLEELLEIRPAVAEFKFLVKGGYFKGQGIDCAQAFRKWHQLPVNGIVPDIFDWLRGAGLRVFRRPLPNSPISGLFVRHPEVGKCILINASEDLYRQRFSAAHEAGHALLDADKEFNVSSQADDGSIDRTEIRANSFASAFLMPPEILKMLGTQDQWLRPEKIVDAADRLSVTIPALLSALVRDKIIDEAARFNLRNMRLRLPEKREPELDGLTGRQLDRKKALLATGLHSKYVQQAFEAHRQGLISSAKLAEMLLVDPSEVVELASLFGTSLHHG from the coding sequence ATGGCCTTCACTGCCCAACGCTTTGCCGGAAAGCTCCGAAACCTCCGCGAGTCATTTGGCAATTCCCTGACCGAAGTGGCCTCTGCCACCGGTATTGGGACGCAGGCGCTCCAAGCCCTTGAATCCGGCACCGCGACACCGACCGGGGACGAGGTGCTGATTCTAGCCGACTATTTCAAGCGGGAATTCCCTTGGCTCATCGATGACGATGCTGTCGATCCCGATGAAAACATGACCCTCCTGTTGCGCTCCGAGGGTGGGCGCCTGGCTGCCGCCGACCGTCATGCCATTGCCGAATTCTTGCATTTGTGCAAATCCCAAGCGCTTCTCGAAGAACTCCTTGAAATCCGCCCCGCTGTCGCTGAATTCAAGTTTCTTGTGAAGGGCGGCTATTTTAAGGGCCAGGGAATCGACTGCGCCCAGGCCTTCCGCAAATGGCACCAGTTGCCGGTGAACGGCATTGTCCCCGATATCTTCGATTGGCTTCGTGGTGCGGGCCTTAGGGTATTCCGACGGCCATTGCCGAATTCACCGATTTCCGGGCTGTTCGTTCGCCACCCCGAGGTCGGTAAGTGCATCCTGATCAACGCATCCGAGGACCTATACCGGCAGCGCTTCAGTGCTGCGCACGAGGCCGGGCATGCCTTGCTGGACGCGGATAAGGAATTCAACGTTTCGTCCCAGGCGGATGATGGCAGCATAGACCGAACCGAAATCCGGGCCAATTCTTTTGCCTCGGCGTTTCTAATGCCGCCCGAAATTCTCAAGATGCTCGGCACTCAAGATCAATGGCTACGTCCGGAGAAAATCGTGGATGCCGCCGACCGTCTATCGGTCACCATTCCAGCGCTTCTTTCGGCTCTGGTCCGCGACAAGATCATCGATGAGGCGGCTCGTTTCAATCTGCGCAACATGAGGCTACGCCTGCCGGAGAAGCGTGAGCCAGAACTGGATGGCCTGACTGGGCGGCAATTGGACCGGAAGAAAGCGCTCCTCGCCACGGGCCTGCATTCCAAATACGTTCAACAAGCCTTCGAGGCTCATCGCCAGGGGCTGATTTCTTCGGCGAAGCTCGCGGAGATGCTTCTTGTAGACCCCAGCGAGGTCGTTGAGTTGGCCTCGCTATTCGGGACGAGTCTCCACCATGGTTGA